The DNA window GAGAAAAGAATCTGGCATTtcaaaaaacagaatttcatGAATAAGTATGTACTTTTATAGTCAAACACTTACAAGATTAAATTTTTAAGTATTTGGAAAtactgtaaatttttttttttaaaaaccccatCATAAAGTCATATTTACGAGGGAGGTAATATTAAATAAGTGTCACAACTGTCAAAATATACCTCAGAATGTGTGGAATTtataaatgaggaaaaaaaatactgacaatGAGGGCAAAATGCCTCATAAATGTGGACTCATCtcatcattaaaaaatgtcagaattaatTATTGCGTGCATACTTGTTTTGTCaaagtttcacatttttttctcattgtaGCTCTGAGAGTTAATCATTCAAACTCAAGAGATGCTGTTTTATTGAGAAGGAATTTCACTTCAAATAACATGGTTTTATCTTTAATTATTagatatgtcttgtatttatatGATATCACTAAAATGAACATGGACACTGGTTTCAGACTGTACATGTTGTTAAATAAGGAATGCAGACATGTGTGGTTTGTGCAGATACAGAAACCATTTCAAGTGGGTCATAAATTGTGAGGGCGCTTAGGGGGCAGGAGTACCTGGACCGAATGGAACTGATGGCATCGCCAGACAGGTGTCAAAGACCTTGTTGGGGGTGGAGATTGTATAATTTACAACAGTGTTACCTTTGATGTTTTATTACCCGTGATGCAATTCAGGTTGCTGATGAACATTATAAATAAGCATAACACCTTGTGATGAACTTGACTTTGTATCCACAGGGTTTCGTGCAGAGGCAATCAGCTGCTCTCCTGAAAACAAAGTGTCTGATTGTGGAAAATCAAACAGACGACTATGGGAGTTGAGAAAATGGAAATGGATGAGACAGACACGACTCTGATGGAGAAGGGCAAGAAGCCGTCTGAGTCCAAACCACCTCCCAACAAATTTGAAAAGCTGTTCCAGCCATGCCTGGCCGAGATTGTGGGTACTatgttctttgttttcattggcTGTGTGTCAGTCATTGAGAATGTACCAGCAGCTGGACGACTGCAGCCAGCTCTGGTGCATGGACTGGCCGTGGCGGTGATGGTGGCTGTTATGGATAACATCAGGTAATTTACATAAAGCATTAAATGAAGCAGActctttgtaaattttttttttttattgcctgaTTTGGATTTTGGGAGTGTAAATGCCTGTTTGGGTGGCTATGGTTAATGAGGTGGCTCAAGTTGTTCACTGATTAGAAGACTGGCATTCGAACATTAGATATCGCACCTTATTGGTTGTTCCATCTATGTGTGAATGTGCACTTAATAGCTGCACATGAAAATGTTGCATCTGCTATATCTGCTGCATAAATATCATATATATCATGTGCTGTTTTGATCATATATTTTCAGTAAATTGCCTCCCCTCTGTTTCTgcctgatttgatttttttctctgctgcttctcTTCATCCAGTGGCTCCCATTTCAACCCTCCCTTCACCATTGCCATCTACCTGTGTGGAGGCATGGAGCTCATGATGGTGGGACCCTACCTGGTCAGCCAGTTGATCGGAGGAGTGCTTGGAGCTGGAATGGCCAAGGTCAGGTCAAAGTGAACTGTACAATCAGTTTAAGGGGTGCATGTTTCGACTATTTTTGCCCACTCAAACCCTCTACACTGCCTTCCACAGATGATGACCCCTGTGGATCGCTACTACAATGCTACAGGTGCAGCGTTTGATATTCTCAAGTCAGACAGCCAGCTGTCTA is part of the Antennarius striatus isolate MH-2024 chromosome 21, ASM4005453v1, whole genome shotgun sequence genome and encodes:
- the aqp8a.2 gene encoding aquaporin-8a.2; this translates as MGVEKMEMDETDTTLMEKGKKPSESKPPPNKFEKLFQPCLAEIVGTMFFVFIGCVSVIENVPAAGRLQPALVHGLAVAVMVAVMDNISGSHFNPPFTIAIYLCGGMELMMVGPYLVSQLIGGVLGAGMAKMMTPVDRYYNATGAAFDILKSDSQLSKAIFGEVAMTCLVTMVVLLVAVNTKTKTPLAPFLVGCTVMINILAGGDVSGTCLNPARAFGPALMTNYWSYHWVYWVGPIGGGLVAAALLRLILGDDKLRVVMKS